A genome region from Armatimonadota bacterium includes the following:
- the recR gene encoding recombination mediator RecR: protein MYAAPVARLIEALTKLPSIGPKTAQRLAYHILRMAPQDAEGLAQAILEARAQTRYCSICWNLTDVDPCAICSNPQRTPSIICVVEDPRDVVAMERTREVRGRYHVLHGAISPLDGVGPDDLKIAELLDRVRREQVQEVIVATNPRAEGEATALYLAKVLKPLGVKVTRIAHGVPVGADLEYADEVTLAKALEGRREI from the coding sequence ATGTACGCCGCCCCTGTTGCCCGGCTGATCGAGGCCCTGACCAAGCTGCCCAGTATCGGGCCAAAGACCGCGCAGCGTCTGGCTTACCACATCCTGCGCATGGCCCCGCAGGACGCGGAGGGGCTGGCCCAGGCCATCCTGGAGGCGCGGGCGCAGACCCGCTACTGCAGCATCTGCTGGAACCTCACCGACGTCGATCCCTGCGCCATCTGCAGCAACCCCCAGCGCACCCCCAGCATCATCTGCGTGGTGGAGGACCCGCGGGACGTGGTGGCCATGGAGCGGACGCGGGAGGTCAGGGGAAGGTACCACGTGCTGCATGGGGCCATCTCCCCGCTGGACGGCGTGGGCCCGGACGACCTGAAGATCGCCGAGCTCCTGGACCGGGTGCGCCGGGAGCAGGTGCAGGAGGTCATCGTCGCCACCAACCCGCGGGCGGAGGGCGAGGCCACGGCCCTCTACCTGGCCAAGGTGCTCAAGCCCCTGGGCGTCAAGGTGACCCGTATTGCCCACGGCGTACCCGTAGGTGCCGACCTGGAGTACGCCGACGAGGTGACCCTGGCCAAGGCCCTGGAGGGGCGGCGCGAGATCTAA
- a CDS encoding YbaB/EbfC family nucleoid-associated protein, with the protein MFKQVQKLQAEMARVQAELAETRVEATAGGGAVSAVANGHGELLSLTISPAAVDLADLELLQDLVIAAVNEVQRKARALAEERMKAVTGGLHLPGVTL; encoded by the coding sequence ATGTTCAAACAGGTGCAGAAGCTGCAGGCGGAGATGGCCCGCGTGCAGGCGGAGCTGGCCGAGACCCGCGTCGAGGCCACCGCCGGGGGCGGCGCCGTCAGCGCCGTGGCCAACGGGCACGGCGAGCTGCTGTCCCTGACCATCTCCCCGGCGGCGGTCGACCTGGCCGACCTGGAGCTGCTCCAGGACCTGGTCATCGCCGCCGTCAACGAGGTGCAGCGCAAGGCCCGCGCCCTGGCAGAGGAGCGGATGAAGGCGGTCACGGGAGGGCTGCACCTGCCCGGGGTCACCCTGTAG
- a CDS encoding GYD domain-containing protein: MSTYVILMNLTEQGIKDIKGAPERIRNAAKDLEAAGGKLLAFYTVMGPYDYVAIAEGPSDEVALAQLLALGMAGYVRTTTLKAFTVEQFAEILKMLP, encoded by the coding sequence ATGTCAACCTACGTTATCCTGATGAACCTGACCGAGCAGGGCATCAAGGACATCAAGGGGGCCCCGGAGCGGATCAGGAATGCAGCCAAGGACCTCGAAGCAGCTGGGGGCAAACTACTTGCCTTCTACACCGTTATGGGCCCCTACGACTACGTTGCGATTGCGGAAGGGCCCAGTGACGAGGTTGCCCTGGCGCAGTTGCTGGCCTTGGGCATGGCTGGCTACGTCAGGACGACAACCTTGAAGGCTTTCACGGTAGAGCAGTTCGCAGAGATTCTGAAGATGCTCCCGTAG
- a CDS encoding CPBP family intramembrane glutamic endopeptidase, with protein MPGVPSLLLVYYAAAALAALWVLLDGRARLAHRPAWEVVFWALGVAIPATLPIFLPMYLLGSRAPDRSGLWGPAEIIGIAIFFGLTLPLAAGLAGLRQDALTLGAVSAVILVQNAGFVLLSVLGIAVRYHLPLARLGLTARHWGPLLAAGLIAGSLMVPASAVAERAGVEAYALVRGQEAALRQAERERRMDPLNRVLEAAEGPAATAWLLTLLGVVVPVGEEVYFRGVVYGGLRNRFGRGWAVVGSTLFFGVVHRQVVHFLPIAVLGLVLALLYERAGSLLPPIAVHAVNNVVSVLARIYGWEI; from the coding sequence ATGCCCGGTGTACCCTCCCTCCTCCTCGTCTACTACGCCGCTGCCGCCCTTGCCGCCCTGTGGGTCCTGCTGGACGGACGCGCCCGCCTGGCGCACCGCCCGGCGTGGGAGGTCGTCTTCTGGGCGCTGGGGGTGGCGATCCCGGCCACGCTGCCCATCTTCCTGCCCATGTACCTGCTGGGCAGCCGGGCTCCCGATCGGTCAGGGCTGTGGGGTCCCGCCGAGATCATCGGGATCGCCATCTTCTTTGGCCTGACCCTTCCCCTGGCCGCCGGGCTGGCCGGGCTGCGCCAGGACGCCCTGACGTTAGGGGCGGTCTCGGCGGTGATCCTGGTACAGAATGCCGGTTTCGTCCTCCTCAGTGTTCTGGGCATTGCCGTCCGCTATCATCTGCCCCTGGCGCGCCTCGGGCTGACCGCGCGCCACTGGGGCCCCCTGCTGGCCGCCGGCCTGATCGCCGGTAGCCTGATGGTGCCGGCAAGCGCTGTGGCGGAGCGGGCGGGGGTGGAGGCCTACGCCCTGGTGCGGGGCCAGGAGGCGGCCCTGCGGCAGGCGGAGCGCGAGCGGCGCATGGACCCCCTGAACCGCGTGCTGGAGGCGGCGGAAGGCCCAGCGGCGACGGCGTGGCTGCTGACCCTCCTGGGGGTGGTGGTGCCTGTGGGGGAGGAGGTCTACTTCCGCGGCGTCGTCTACGGCGGCCTGCGGAACCGGTTCGGCCGGGGATGGGCGGTCGTAGGGAGTACTCTTTTCTTCGGGGTCGTCCACCGGCAGGTGGTGCACTTCCTGCCCATCGCCGTGCTGGGGCTGGTTCTGGCCCTCCTCTATGAGCGGGCGGGAAGCCTCCTGCCGCCCATCGCCGTGCATGCCGTGAACAACGTGGTTTCCGTCCTGGCCCGCATCTACGGCTGGGAGATCTAG
- the dnaX gene encoding DNA polymerase III subunit gamma/tau has product MSHISVYRRWRPQTFEEVIGQERITRTLQNAIQAGRVTHAYLFAGHRGTGKTTVARILAKALNCVQGPTPHPDNTCPSCQAINQGSSLDVIEIDGASHTQVDHIRELKEKIVLAPAESRYKVYIIDEVHMLSTSAFNALLKTLEEPPPHAVFVLVTTEPHKIPATVASRCQRFDFRRVPLAEIEARLRRIAQAEGFAIDDRALRHIARLADGSVRDAESVLDQLGAYKDERITTEDILSILGAPAEETLFALADALLRRDPVEVLRTVSGLLDEGKESRQIMRTLLEHFRDLLIAKVAQDPAGVLDTTPERLAALRQQAAGAEVADLLRAAKILSDADVEARAHSQPRLLLEIALIRLARPEMDPTLEGLQARIHALESGERPPRAPTPPGTSPPRDLPPPSAPPRRAPAPARRAPAPPGPAPSRDSPPKAAQEAAPPALTLQDVRNRWARVLEEVKRLKMFCHALLIEGVPLEVRGGTLVVGLRSGYNFHVESLHRPENRLVVEQALERVFGRRLALHCQVREEAAAPSVDGASSAAPAGDLDPLVARAVELFGGEVVEVRPLSDGG; this is encoded by the coding sequence GTGTCCCACATCTCCGTCTACCGCCGCTGGCGGCCGCAGACCTTTGAGGAGGTCATCGGCCAGGAACGCATCACCCGCACGCTGCAGAACGCTATCCAGGCGGGGCGAGTGACCCACGCCTACCTCTTCGCCGGCCACCGCGGCACGGGCAAGACCACGGTGGCGCGCATCCTGGCCAAGGCGCTGAACTGCGTCCAGGGCCCCACGCCCCACCCCGACAACACCTGCCCATCCTGCCAGGCCATCAACCAGGGCAGCAGCCTGGACGTCATCGAGATCGACGGGGCCAGCCACACCCAGGTGGACCACATCCGGGAGCTGAAGGAGAAGATCGTCCTGGCGCCGGCGGAGAGCCGGTACAAGGTCTACATCATCGACGAGGTGCACATGCTCTCCACCAGCGCCTTCAATGCCCTGCTGAAGACGCTGGAGGAGCCACCGCCGCACGCCGTCTTCGTCCTGGTGACCACCGAGCCGCACAAGATCCCGGCCACGGTGGCCTCCCGCTGCCAGCGCTTCGACTTCCGCCGCGTCCCCCTGGCGGAGATCGAAGCCCGGTTGCGCCGCATCGCCCAGGCCGAAGGCTTTGCCATCGACGACCGGGCGCTGCGGCATATCGCCCGCCTGGCCGATGGCTCGGTGCGCGATGCCGAGTCGGTGCTGGACCAGCTCGGCGCCTACAAGGACGAAAGGATCACCACCGAAGACATCCTGAGCATCCTGGGCGCTCCCGCCGAGGAGACGCTCTTCGCCCTGGCGGACGCCCTGCTGCGCCGCGACCCGGTGGAGGTGCTGCGCACCGTCTCCGGCCTGCTGGACGAGGGAAAGGAGAGCCGGCAGATCATGCGCACGCTGCTGGAGCACTTCCGCGACCTGCTCATCGCCAAGGTGGCCCAGGATCCTGCGGGTGTGCTGGATACCACCCCGGAGCGCCTGGCCGCGCTGCGCCAGCAGGCCGCCGGCGCCGAGGTGGCCGACCTGCTGAGGGCGGCCAAGATCCTCAGCGACGCCGACGTGGAGGCGCGGGCACACTCCCAGCCGCGTCTGTTGCTGGAGATCGCCCTGATCCGCCTGGCCCGCCCCGAGATGGACCCCACGCTGGAGGGCCTGCAGGCCCGGATCCATGCCCTGGAGAGCGGCGAGAGACCTCCGCGCGCACCGACACCCCCCGGGACATCGCCTCCCCGCGATCTCCCACCCCCCAGCGCACCTCCCCGACGCGCACCAGCTCCTGCCCGCCGTGCACCGGCTCCTCCCGGCCCCGCGCCCTCCCGCGACTCCCCGCCGAAAGCGGCACAGGAGGCGGCTCCCCCGGCCCTCACCCTGCAGGACGTGCGCAACCGCTGGGCTCGCGTGCTCGAAGAGGTCAAGCGCCTGAAGATGTTCTGCCACGCCCTGCTCATCGAAGGCGTCCCTCTGGAGGTGCGCGGAGGGACCCTGGTGGTCGGCCTGCGCAGCGGGTACAACTTCCACGTGGAGAGCCTGCACAGGCCGGAGAACCGTCTGGTCGTGGAGCAGGCGCTGGAGCGCGTCTTCGGCCGGCGGCTGGCCCTCCACTGCCAGGTACGGGAGGAGGCGGCCGCCCCGTCGGTGGACGGAGCGTCCTCTGCGGCGCCCGCCGGGGATCTCGACCCGCTGGTGGCGCGGGCGGTGGAGCTGTTCGGCGGAGAGGTGGTGGAGGTCCGGCCGCTGTCCGACGGCGGCTAG
- the serS gene encoding serine--tRNA ligase, which translates to MLELKVIRQQPEVVRGALRARGGDASLVDRILEVDRQRRAQLQEIEALRAEHKRASAEIARLDSDAQQARIAAARELSERLDALEAALRQVEEELDPLLRLLPNLPHPSVPVGPGPSGNVTVRTWGEPTTFHFPPRDHVEIGTRLGILDLERGAKVAGSRFYYLVGDGVLLEMALMRYALDVLLARGFLPVITPVLVRPEVITGAWGGPQLDPLQTYYIPSDDLALIGTSEHSLAGYYMDEVLEGERLPIRLAGLSWCFRREAGSYGREIRGLFRVHQFDKVEMFSYCHPDRSWEEHEFLLSIEEAILQALEIPYRVVLLCTGDLGLASAKTYDIEAWMPGRGEYGEVTSCSNTTDFQARRLRVRFRMGRGRTQFVHTLNGTAVATSRALIAVLENYQQKDGSVRIPRVLVPYMGGREVLRPPAPR; encoded by the coding sequence ATGCTCGAGCTCAAGGTGATCCGTCAGCAGCCGGAGGTCGTCCGAGGGGCGCTGCGCGCCCGGGGCGGGGACGCCTCGCTGGTGGACCGCATCCTGGAAGTGGACCGGCAGCGGCGGGCGCAGCTCCAGGAGATCGAGGCCCTGCGGGCGGAGCACAAGCGGGCGTCTGCGGAGATCGCCCGGCTGGATAGTGACGCGCAGCAGGCTCGCATCGCCGCGGCGCGGGAGCTGTCCGAGCGGCTTGACGCCCTGGAGGCGGCCCTGCGCCAGGTGGAGGAGGAGCTGGACCCGCTGCTGCGCCTGCTGCCCAACCTGCCTCACCCCAGCGTGCCCGTGGGCCCGGGTCCCTCGGGCAACGTCACGGTGCGCACCTGGGGCGAGCCGACAACGTTTCACTTCCCGCCGCGGGACCACGTGGAGATCGGCACGCGCCTGGGCATCCTGGACCTGGAGCGGGGGGCCAAGGTGGCCGGCTCGCGCTTCTACTACCTGGTTGGCGACGGAGTCTTGCTGGAGATGGCCTTGATGCGCTACGCGCTGGACGTGCTGCTGGCGCGCGGCTTTCTCCCGGTCATCACCCCCGTGCTGGTCAGGCCTGAGGTGATTACCGGGGCCTGGGGCGGGCCCCAGCTGGACCCGCTGCAGACCTACTACATCCCATCGGACGACCTGGCGCTGATCGGGACCTCCGAGCACAGCCTGGCTGGCTACTACATGGACGAGGTGCTGGAGGGGGAGCGCCTGCCCATCCGCCTGGCCGGCCTCTCCTGGTGCTTCCGCCGCGAGGCCGGATCCTACGGCCGGGAGATCCGCGGCCTCTTCCGGGTGCACCAGTTCGACAAGGTGGAGATGTTCTCATATTGCCATCCCGACCGCTCCTGGGAGGAGCATGAGTTCCTCCTGTCCATCGAGGAAGCGATCCTGCAGGCGCTGGAGATCCCCTACCGTGTGGTACTCCTGTGCACCGGCGACCTGGGGCTGGCCTCAGCCAAGACCTACGACATCGAAGCGTGGATGCCGGGACGCGGCGAGTACGGCGAAGTCACCTCCTGCAGCAACACCACCGACTTCCAGGCGCGGCGGTTGCGGGTGCGCTTCCGCATGGGGCGCGGCCGGACGCAGTTCGTGCACACGCTGAACGGGACGGCCGTTGCCACCAGCCGGGCCCTGATCGCCGTGCTGGAAAATTACCAGCAAAAGGACGGCAGCGTGCGCATCCCCCGGGTCCTGGTGCCATACATGGGCGGACGGGAGGTCCTCCGCCCCCCAGCCCCACGCTGA
- a CDS encoding enoyl-ACP reductase — MGVANKRSIAWGIATAFHREGAELAFTYQNDRLKENLDELLDGLGGRERFLTLPCDVQSDEQLTAAFDALAQRWERLDALAHCIAFAGREELTRPFHEISRGGYALALDVSAYSLIAVARHAARLMTSGGSILTLTYNAVERVVPGYSVMAVAKAALETEVRYLAAQLGPQQIRVNAISAGPLKTLAGSAVKGISRLRDLTEEVAPLRRNITQEDVGDVAVFLASDLARAVTGNIIFVDSGFHIMGVPVTGDREQNS, encoded by the coding sequence ATGGGCGTGGCCAACAAGCGCAGTATTGCCTGGGGAATCGCTACCGCCTTCCACCGGGAGGGGGCGGAGCTGGCCTTCACTTACCAGAACGACCGCCTGAAGGAGAACCTGGACGAGCTACTGGACGGCCTGGGCGGCCGCGAGCGGTTCCTCACGCTTCCCTGCGACGTGCAGTCGGACGAGCAGCTGACCGCGGCGTTCGACGCTCTGGCGCAGCGGTGGGAGCGGCTGGACGCGCTGGCCCACTGCATCGCCTTTGCCGGCCGCGAGGAGCTGACCCGCCCGTTCCACGAGATCAGCCGCGGAGGGTACGCGCTGGCTCTGGACGTGAGCGCCTACTCCCTTATCGCCGTGGCCCGGCACGCCGCCCGGCTGATGACCAGTGGCGGCAGCATCCTCACCCTCACCTACAACGCCGTGGAGCGCGTCGTCCCCGGCTACAGCGTCATGGCGGTGGCGAAGGCGGCGCTGGAGACGGAGGTGCGCTACCTGGCCGCGCAACTGGGGCCGCAGCAGATCCGCGTCAACGCCATCTCCGCCGGGCCCCTGAAGACTTTGGCCGGCAGCGCGGTGAAGGGCATCTCCCGGCTGCGCGACCTGACCGAGGAGGTGGCTCCGCTGCGGCGCAACATCACCCAGGAGGATGTGGGGGACGTGGCCGTCTTCCTGGCCAGCGACCTGGCCCGGGCGGTCACCGGCAATATCATCTTCGTAGACAGCGGCTTCCACATCATGGGCGTGCCCGTCACGGGCGACCGGGAGCAGAACAGCTAG
- a CDS encoding cation-translocating P-type ATPase, producing MRGAHTVEIPIKGMDCADCAGHVRRVIASLPGVHSVDVSLAGEKAVVRFDPSRADLPMIARAVEGAGYAVGAPVATTSHRSASVQERFHRPVLLLLGTVFGVVLFVVVVGEWLGLLEALTRRIPLPLGAAAVLAAGFPVFRNVARAAWRRQVTSHTLMTVGALAALAVGEWASAAVVVFFMRVGDYVERFTTERARRALRTLAAMAPQRARVERGGVEVEIPVEQVRPGDTVIVRPGEQIPVDGEVVGGQATVDQASITGESMPVEAGPGTRVFAATTARLGSLRVRATHVGRDTTFGRVVTLAEQADLHRGRVQRVADRFAGYYLPVVTGIAALTLVLRRDPLAAAAVLVVACSCSFALATPIAVLASIGAAARRGLLIKGGRYLEALARADVLLIDKTGTLTLGRPRITDVVPLNGATPEELLSLAASAERYSEHPLAEAVRSAARDRRLPLAYPEEFIAIPGQGVQARVDGHAVAVGSRRLVPPEGADGPEQTGAALEAAGKTVLYVTRDGELVGLLAAADTLRPEVPSALAAVRRLGVQQIELLTGDTEQTAAALARELDIPYRARLLPEDKITAVRAYQAGGYTVVMVGDGVNDAPALAAADVGIAMGVAGTDVAMEAAHAALLREDWTLVPELFQIARRTMGVVRTNIAFTAAYNLAGLTLAALGILPLILAAAAQSLPDLGILGNSARLLRPARRAVIAAD from the coding sequence ATGCGCGGCGCACATACCGTCGAGATCCCCATCAAGGGCATGGACTGCGCCGACTGCGCCGGACATGTCCGGAGGGTGATTGCCAGCCTGCCCGGGGTCCATTCCGTGGACGTCTCCCTGGCCGGGGAGAAAGCCGTCGTACGGTTTGACCCGAGCCGCGCGGATCTCCCGATGATCGCGCGGGCGGTTGAGGGGGCCGGATACGCCGTGGGTGCACCCGTGGCCACCACTTCCCATCGGTCCGCCTCTGTTCAGGAGCGGTTCCACCGGCCGGTCCTCCTGCTGCTGGGGACCGTCTTCGGCGTCGTCCTCTTCGTGGTTGTGGTCGGTGAGTGGCTGGGCCTCCTGGAAGCTCTCACCCGCCGCATCCCCCTGCCTCTGGGCGCAGCGGCAGTCCTGGCCGCCGGTTTCCCGGTCTTCCGCAACGTCGCCCGCGCGGCGTGGCGACGCCAGGTAACTTCGCACACCCTGATGACCGTGGGTGCGCTGGCTGCGCTGGCCGTGGGGGAATGGGCCAGCGCAGCCGTGGTGGTCTTCTTCATGCGGGTCGGCGACTACGTGGAGCGTTTCACCACCGAGCGGGCGCGCCGGGCCCTGCGCACCCTGGCCGCCATGGCCCCGCAGCGGGCCCGCGTGGAGCGGGGCGGGGTAGAAGTGGAGATCCCCGTGGAGCAGGTCCGGCCCGGGGACACCGTGATCGTACGGCCCGGGGAACAGATCCCGGTGGACGGCGAGGTGGTGGGCGGGCAGGCCACAGTGGACCAGGCTTCCATCACCGGTGAGTCCATGCCGGTGGAGGCGGGACCGGGCACGCGGGTCTTCGCCGCGACCACGGCTCGGCTGGGCAGCCTTCGCGTGCGCGCCACCCACGTGGGCCGTGATACGACGTTCGGACGGGTGGTCACACTGGCAGAGCAGGCCGACCTGCACCGCGGCCGGGTACAGCGCGTTGCCGACCGCTTCGCTGGCTACTACCTCCCCGTCGTAACCGGCATCGCCGCGCTCACCCTGGTGCTACGCCGTGACCCGCTGGCCGCAGCCGCTGTCCTGGTGGTCGCCTGCTCCTGCTCATTCGCCCTGGCCACGCCCATCGCCGTGCTGGCCTCCATCGGCGCCGCGGCCCGCCGCGGCCTGCTGATCAAGGGGGGAAGGTACCTGGAAGCCCTGGCCCGCGCCGACGTGTTACTGATCGACAAGACCGGCACGCTGACCCTGGGCCGCCCTCGGATCACCGACGTCGTGCCGCTGAACGGGGCCACGCCGGAGGAGTTGCTCTCCCTGGCCGCCTCCGCCGAGCGCTACTCAGAGCATCCGCTGGCGGAGGCGGTACGCTCGGCGGCCCGTGACCGTCGCCTTCCGCTCGCATACCCCGAGGAGTTCATCGCCATCCCCGGGCAGGGGGTGCAGGCGCGCGTCGACGGCCACGCCGTGGCAGTGGGCAGCAGGCGACTTGTCCCCCCAGAGGGAGCGGATGGGCCCGAGCAGACCGGCGCCGCTCTGGAGGCCGCGGGTAAGACGGTGCTCTACGTGACTCGCGACGGGGAGCTGGTCGGCCTGCTGGCCGCCGCGGACACCCTCCGGCCCGAAGTCCCATCCGCGCTGGCTGCAGTGCGCCGGCTGGGTGTGCAGCAGATTGAGCTGCTCACGGGGGACACCGAGCAGACCGCGGCTGCGCTGGCCCGGGAGCTGGACATCCCCTACCGCGCCCGCCTCCTCCCCGAGGACAAGATCACCGCGGTTCGTGCCTACCAGGCAGGGGGGTACACCGTAGTCATGGTGGGCGATGGGGTGAACGACGCGCCGGCGCTGGCCGCGGCGGATGTGGGGATCGCCATGGGGGTGGCCGGCACAGACGTGGCCATGGAGGCGGCGCACGCGGCCCTGCTGCGCGAGGACTGGACGCTCGTTCCCGAGTTGTTCCAGATCGCCCGGCGGACCATGGGTGTGGTGCGGACCAACATCGCCTTCACCGCGGCCTACAATCTGGCCGGACTGACCCTGGCCGCCCTGGGCATCCTCCCCCTCATCCTGGCCGCAGCCGCGCAGTCGCTGCCCGACCTGGGCATTCTGGGCAACTCGGCGCGGTTGCTGCGGCCAGCGCGACGCGCGGTTATTGCCGCGGACTGA
- a CDS encoding metalloregulator ArsR/SmtB family transcription factor encodes MLITARRSGIAIKAKLFRGLADPSRLSIMEALRRGPLTVGEIAAATGLSQPNTSNHLACLRDCGLAVSEQRGRHVHYRLSDARVEALLRLADELLADVARGIYECTRFEVPPSR; translated from the coding sequence ATGCTGATCACCGCCCGGAGAAGTGGCATTGCTATCAAGGCCAAGCTCTTCCGCGGGCTGGCCGATCCGTCGCGCCTCTCCATCATGGAAGCCCTCCGTCGTGGCCCGCTGACTGTCGGCGAGATCGCCGCCGCTACCGGCCTTAGCCAGCCTAATACATCCAACCACCTGGCCTGCCTGCGCGACTGTGGCCTGGCGGTCAGCGAGCAACGGGGGCGGCATGTCCACTATCGGTTGAGCGATGCACGCGTGGAGGCGCTTCTCCGGCTGGCCGACGAGCTGCTGGCCGACGTGGCCAGAGGCATCTACGAGTGCACCAGGTTCGAGGTACCTCCGTCCCGGTGA
- a CDS encoding DUF1646 family protein, giving the protein MDVVIVIDFLILLVVLILPLVSHLVEQNLEAFLFMMGLTAALAAQALDGHLVRAALTDPIPITLAVFVSGLVFHWLRGSIADLLIRLRTVMPMRLVVAILVTALGLISSVITVIIASLVLVELIGAMQFREDDETRLVVLACMVIGLGAALTPIGEPLSTIATAKLGEDFWFLMRLLGLWVIPGIVVLGAAAALLPLRYRGPSLSEEAGTETYRTVAGRALRVFFFVMALTLLGEGFKPLIDRFVIRLDARLLYWINMVSAILDNATLTAAEVSPQMSPLQVRAVLMGLLISGGMLIPGNIPNIIAANKLKIRSRAWARWGIPLGLVLLLAYFAALFLL; this is encoded by the coding sequence GTGGACGTCGTCATCGTCATCGACTTCCTCATCCTGCTGGTCGTCCTGATCCTCCCGCTGGTCTCCCACCTGGTGGAGCAGAACCTCGAGGCGTTTCTGTTCATGATGGGCCTTACCGCCGCGCTGGCGGCCCAGGCCCTGGACGGGCACCTCGTCCGCGCTGCGCTCACTGACCCGATCCCCATCACGCTTGCCGTCTTCGTCTCCGGGCTGGTCTTCCACTGGCTGCGCGGTTCCATCGCTGACCTGCTCATCCGCCTGCGTACGGTGATGCCGATGCGCCTGGTCGTGGCCATCCTGGTCACGGCGCTGGGGTTGATCAGCAGCGTGATCACGGTGATCATCGCCTCCCTGGTTCTGGTCGAGTTGATCGGGGCAATGCAGTTTCGAGAGGATGATGAGACGCGTCTGGTGGTCCTGGCCTGCATGGTCATCGGTCTGGGGGCGGCACTCACTCCGATCGGCGAGCCGCTCTCCACGATCGCCACCGCCAAGCTTGGGGAGGACTTCTGGTTCTTGATGAGGTTGCTCGGGCTGTGGGTGATCCCGGGGATCGTCGTGTTGGGCGCCGCCGCCGCGCTCCTGCCGCTTCGCTACAGGGGGCCGAGTCTCTCGGAGGAGGCCGGGACCGAGACCTACCGGACCGTCGCGGGCAGGGCGCTGCGGGTTTTCTTCTTCGTGATGGCGCTGACACTGCTGGGAGAGGGGTTCAAGCCGCTCATCGACCGGTTCGTCATCCGCCTCGACGCTCGCTTGCTGTACTGGATCAACATGGTCTCGGCCATTCTGGACAACGCCACCCTCACCGCGGCGGAGGTGAGCCCGCAGATGTCGCCGCTGCAGGTGCGGGCCGTGCTGATGGGCCTGCTGATCAGCGGCGGCATGCTCATCCCCGGCAACATCCCCAACATCATCGCCGCGAACAAACTGAAGATCCGCAGCCGCGCCTGGGCGCGGTGGGGAATCCCGTTGGGGCTGGTCCTCCTGCTGGCGTATTTTGCCGCGTTGTTTCTCCTCTGA
- a CDS encoding ribonuclease H-like YkuK family protein produces MEFHSPTHGKLSFQEMFRRLVGYIEEDPEQQYHLIIGTDSVLGEETTFVTAVVVHRVGHGGRYFYRKQRNRKMGSLRQRILYETSLSLETASRIAGELARNGHSQLPVEIHLDVGERGETRTIIREVIGMVTGSGFAAVTKPDAYGASKVADKHSK; encoded by the coding sequence ATGGAGTTCCACAGCCCGACACACGGGAAACTGAGCTTCCAGGAGATGTTCCGCCGCCTGGTGGGCTACATCGAGGAGGACCCCGAGCAGCAGTATCACCTGATCATCGGGACCGACTCGGTGCTTGGGGAGGAGACCACCTTCGTGACCGCCGTCGTCGTCCACCGCGTCGGGCACGGGGGGCGCTACTTCTACCGCAAGCAGCGCAACCGTAAGATGGGAAGCCTGCGGCAGCGGATCCTCTACGAGACCTCCCTCAGCCTGGAGACGGCCAGCAGGATAGCCGGAGAGCTGGCCCGCAACGGCCACTCTCAGCTCCCGGTAGAGATCCACCTGGACGTGGGTGAGCGGGGCGAGACCCGCACCATCATCCGTGAAGTCATCGGCATGGTCACCGGCTCGGGGTTCGCCGCCGTGACCAAGCCCGACGCCTACGGCGCCAGCAAGGTCGCGGACAAGCACAGCAAGTAG
- a CDS encoding archease: MSHRHGSGILPMTASSVPFEVFDHPAEAGIVAYGRDLPELFANAARGMFHFIVDPATVQVRECRPRVVAADDLEGLLVAWLNDLLVVLNADEFLPREFLVEEVTSTRVQARLAGEPVDPQRHRFRLDVKAATYHGLRLERGDGWSARVLFDV, from the coding sequence GTGTCCCACCGTCATGGCTCCGGCATCCTGCCCATGACCGCGTCCAGTGTGCCCTTCGAGGTGTTCGACCACCCTGCGGAGGCGGGCATTGTGGCCTACGGCCGCGACCTCCCTGAGCTCTTCGCCAACGCCGCCCGCGGCATGTTCCACTTCATCGTCGACCCGGCCACGGTGCAGGTGCGCGAGTGCCGGCCGCGGGTGGTCGCAGCCGACGATCTGGAAGGGCTACTGGTGGCGTGGCTGAACGACCTGTTGGTGGTCCTCAACGCCGATGAGTTCCTCCCCAGGGAGTTCCTGGTGGAGGAGGTGACGTCGACGCGGGTGCAGGCCCGGCTGGCCGGAGAGCCCGTCGACCCGCAGCGGCACCGGTTCCGGCTGGACGTCAAGGCGGCCACCTACCACGGCCTGCGCCTGGAGCGCGGGGACGGCTGGTCGGCGCGCGTCCTCTTCGACGTATAG